A stretch of Brassica napus cultivar Da-Ae chromosome C6, Da-Ae, whole genome shotgun sequence DNA encodes these proteins:
- the LOC106428239 gene encoding F-box protein At3g59000-like, whose translation MDRVSILADEVLCHILSFLTAKEAALTSILAKRWRNLLAFVPCITIDDSVFLHPEEGKQDREEVKQSFMDFVDRVLALQGNSPLKVFSLKCLTVVDTDRVDGWVSNALARAVSELDLKIIIPSDKGEFYKLSPKCFDCSTLVKLKMNCVIDLTLVAGRIFLPLLKTLVLDHVTVCPNEFETLLHALPSLEELLLVYVMWKGMEDVTVSSSSLKTLTMTLDYTLKTLSFDTPSLLHFKYSGYAALDYPVGNMGNLVDAQIDFFLSDSQLKQLREPDNDEDAHRYSKVCKLFHSIPYVGNHFLLPDTLEVLSMCSESMPVFTNLKSLTIRSDEDRGWQAMPALLRNCPHLETLVIKGLVHHVTDKCGNVCGCISREDKGLSLKLCPVKEMKIHEFQGTMEEMAIIKHFLDYFPCLKEMEVYAEENNNPTRLGNHEVCKRVSEMFQLYNKLSSCNVKVKVMVGDVLCR comes from the exons ATGGACCGTGTTAGCATTCTTGCAGACGAGGTTCTTTGTCATATACTGTCCTTTCTTACGGCAAAGGAAGCTGCTTTGACATCGATTCTCGCCAAGAGGTGGCGCAATCTTCTTGCGTTTGTCCCTTGTATTACTATTGATGACTCTGTGTTTCTGCATCCTGAAGAGGGTAAGCAGGACAGGGAAGAAGTTAAACAGAGCTTCATGGACTTTGTGGATAGAGTTTTGGCGTTGCAAGGTAACTCTCCCCTAAAGGTATTCTCCCTCAAGTGTCTTACTGTGGTTGATACGGATCGTGTGGATGGTTGGGTAAGCAATGCGTTAGCTCGTGCTGTTTCGGAACTCGATCTAAAGATCATTATTCCTAGTGACAAAGGGGAATTTTATAAGCTGTCTCCAAAATGCTTTGATTGCAGCACACTTGTTAAGCTGAAAATGAACTGTGTGATTGATCTTACTTTGGTTGCTGGTCGCATTTTCTTACCGTTGCTTAAAACGCTGGTTCTTGACCATGTTACGGTTTGTCCTAACGAGTTTGAGACTCTGCTTCATGCTCTGCCTTCCCTTGAGGAATTGCTTCTTGTTTATGTAATGTGGAAAGGTATGGAGGATGTCACAGTGTCAAGTTCAAGCCTCAAGACCCTGACAATGACGTTAGACTATACTTTAAAGACTTTGTCATTTGATACACCAAGTCTCCTTCACTTTAAGTACTCTGGTTATGCTGCATTGGACTATCCGGTAGGTAATATGGGAAACTTGGTTGATGCTCAAATCGACTTCTTCTTAAGTGATAGCCAACTCAAGCAACTTCGAGAACCAGATAATGATGAAGATGCTCATCGTTATAGTAAGGTGTGCAAACTCTTTCATAGCATACCTTATGTTGGGAATCATTTCTTGCTTCCTGATACTCTTGAG GTGCTTTCTATGTGCTCTGAATCGATGCCAGTGTTCACCAACCTCAAATCATTAACTATTCGGAGTGACGAGGATCGAGGATGGCAAGCAATGCCAGCTCTTCTAAGGAACTGTCCACATTTAGAAACTCTTGTTATAA AGGGTCTCGTGCACCATGTGACAGACAAGTGTGGGAATGTTTGTGGCTGCATTTCTCGGGAGGACAAAGGACTTTCACTCAAACTTTGTCCAGTAAAAGAGATGAAGATCCATGAGTTTCAAGGAACAATGGAAGAGATGGCAATTATAAAGCATTTCTTGGACTATTTTCCATGTTTGAAGGAGATGGAGGTCTATGCTGAAGAGAATAATAATCCTACACGGCTAGGAAACCATGAAGTTTGTAAACGTGTCTCGGAGATGTTCCAACTCTACAACAAGTTATCGAGTTGCAATGTCAAAGTCAAAGTCATGGTGGGCGATGTTCTTTGCAGATGA
- the LOC106428240 gene encoding F-box protein At3g59000-like, whose amino-acid sequence MDRVSNLPDEVRCHILSFLTTKEAALTSILAKRWRNLLSFVACITIDDDFVFLHPEEGKKDRQDIIQSFMNFVDRVLALQGNSPLKGFSLKCFTVADTDRVDGWISNVLARGVSDLDLQIIIRSDKWIFYPMSPKCFECSTLVKLSIGCGVDVTLAAGRIFLPMLKTLVLVWVKVCPNEFETLLHALPALEELVLVRVIWKDRDVIVSSASVKTLTVNLGFWLNTLSFDTPSLVHFEYSGSAAWDYPVVNMGNLVDTQIDFYLSQLYIKQLGAPYNDEVALGYSNVWKLFHGIRNAPHLSLFPDALEVLSMCSESLPVFNNLNSLAIRSDKDRGWQAMPALLRNCPHLETLVIKGPVHRVTDKCGDVCDCISREDKGLSLTLCPVKVIEIYGFQGTMKEMAMIKHFLDYFPSLKEMEVYAEENIYPTQLGGNQRVLEMFELYNKFSSCNVQLFI is encoded by the exons ATGGATCGTGTTAGCAACCTACCAGACGAGGTTCGGTGTCATATACTGTCCTTTCTTACGACAAAGGAGGCTGCTTTGACGTCGATTCTCGCCAAGAGGTGGCGCAACCTTCTTTCGTTTGTCGCTTGTATTACTATTGATGATGACTTTGTGTTCCTGCATCCGGAAGAGGGTAAAAAGGATAGGCAAGACATTATACAGAGCTTCATGAACTTTGTGGATAGAGTTTTGGCGTTGCAGGGTAACTCTCCCCTAAAGGGATTCTCCCTTAAGTGTTTTACTGTGGCTGATACGGATCGTGTGGATGGTTGGATAAGCAATGTGCTAGCTCGTGGTGTTTCGGATCTTGATCTACAGATCATTATTCGTAGTGACAAATGGATTTTCTATCCGATGTCACCAAAATGCTTTGAGTGCAGCACACTAGTTAAGCTGAGCATAGGCTGTGGGGTTGATGTTACTTTGGCTGCTGGTCGAATTTTCTTACCAATGCTTAAAACGCTGGTTCTTGTCTGGGTTAAGGTTTGTCCTAACGAGTTTGAGACTCTGCTTCATGCTCTGCCTGCCCTTGAGGAATTGGTTCTGGTTCGTGTAATTTGGAAAGATAGGGATGTCATAGTGTCAAGTGCAAGCGTCAAGACCCTAACAGTAAACTTAGGCTTTTGGTTAAACACTTTATCATTTGATACACCAAGTCTTGTTCACTTTGAGTACTCTGGTTCTGCTGCATGGGACTATCCAGTAGTTAATATGGGAAACTTGGTTGATACTCAAATCGACTTCTACTTAAGTCAACTCTATATCAAGCAACTTGGAGCACCATATAATGACGAAGTTGCTCTTGGATATAGTAATGTGTGGAAACTCTTTCATGGCATACGAAATGCTCCTCATCTTAGCTTGTTTCCTGATGCTCTTGAG GTGCTTTCTATGTGCTCTGAATCGTTGCCAGTGTTCAACAACCTTAATTCATTAGCTATTAGGAGTGACAAGGATCGCGGATGGCAAGCAATGCCAGCTCTTCTAAGGAACTGTCCACATTTAGAAACTCTTGTCATTAAG GGTCCCGTGCACCGTGTGACAGATAAGTGTGGGGATGTTTGTGACTGCATTTCTCGGGAGGACAAAGGACTTTCACTCACACTTTGTCCAGTAAAAGTGATAGAGATTTACGGGTTTCAAGGAACAATGAAAGAGATGGCGATGATAAAGCATTTCTTGGACTATTTTCCATCTCTGAAGGAGATGGAGGTGTATGCTGAAGAGAATATTTATCCTACGCAGCTAGGAGGAAACCAACGTGTCTTGGAGATGTTCGAACTCTACAACAAGTTCTCGAGTTGCAATGTCCAGCTCTTCATATGA